Proteins encoded by one window of Rhodohalobacter sp. SW132:
- a CDS encoding anthranilate synthase component I family protein, translated as MSRKNSLRQTDVIYHHLKKAADHFENKEIVILESQLSGHPESNRTYIAAFPQKKLIIEGFESRWTGNGKQQTFTDKPWEIFKSFRRESGWLFGYIGYDMKNSIESLSSENQKLYRTPDLFMMEPSILFVIESGEVDQLLGETLPIPDVDTQNSARALPIKNIKPGISESSYQHAVEEIKGLIAEGDFYEMNYSYPISADYDGDPFQLFRRMSGVNPVPFASLIEMDDFTVCCNSPERFLKKEGSTILSEPIKGTSGRSTDPEIDLKLRNELKSEKNEAENLMIVDLVRHDLSKVSRPGSIKVSKLYDIQSFGTVHQLISRVEGELRPDTDPVDAIKACFPMGSMTGAPKLRVMKQIEKMESYKRGIYSGAIGYINPNGDFDFNVVIRSCILQNNRLHYPVGGAITGDSKPEEEWEETKIKSRVLTSL; from the coding sequence ATGAGCAGGAAGAACTCCCTACGGCAAACCGATGTAATCTATCACCACCTGAAAAAAGCCGCCGATCATTTTGAAAACAAAGAGATTGTAATACTTGAATCACAACTCAGCGGGCACCCCGAATCAAACCGGACATATATAGCGGCTTTCCCGCAAAAAAAACTCATTATAGAAGGGTTTGAATCGAGGTGGACAGGCAACGGAAAGCAGCAAACATTTACGGATAAACCGTGGGAGATATTTAAATCGTTCAGGCGAGAATCGGGATGGTTGTTTGGATACATCGGGTACGATATGAAAAATTCCATTGAATCCCTGAGTTCCGAAAACCAAAAGCTCTACAGAACTCCTGATCTTTTTATGATGGAACCCTCCATTCTATTTGTGATTGAGAGCGGTGAAGTGGATCAGCTGCTGGGAGAAACGCTCCCTATTCCTGATGTAGATACACAGAACAGTGCGCGGGCTTTACCTATTAAAAATATCAAACCGGGAATCTCAGAGAGTTCCTATCAGCATGCGGTTGAAGAAATTAAAGGGTTAATCGCTGAAGGTGATTTTTATGAGATGAACTATTCATATCCAATATCAGCAGACTATGATGGAGATCCTTTTCAATTATTCAGGCGGATGAGTGGTGTTAATCCCGTTCCTTTTGCCAGCCTGATCGAGATGGATGATTTTACTGTCTGCTGCAATTCACCGGAAAGATTTCTGAAGAAGGAGGGGAGCACAATTTTGTCGGAACCCATTAAAGGAACATCGGGCAGAAGCACGGACCCGGAGATAGATCTGAAACTCAGAAATGAGCTGAAGAGTGAAAAAAATGAGGCTGAAAACCTGATGATCGTAGACCTGGTAAGGCATGATCTCTCTAAAGTATCGCGCCCCGGTTCTATCAAGGTTAGCAAACTGTACGATATTCAGAGTTTTGGAACCGTTCATCAGCTGATTTCACGGGTTGAAGGGGAGCTGAGGCCCGACACAGACCCGGTGGACGCAATTAAAGCCTGCTTTCCGATGGGATCAATGACGGGTGCACCAAAATTACGGGTGATGAAACAGATCGAAAAGATGGAGAGTTACAAGAGAGGAATCTATTCCGGGGCAATCGGATATATCAACCCAAACGGAGATTTTGATTTTAATGTGGTGATACGCTCCTGTATCCTTCAGAATAACAGACTGCACTATCCGGTCGGCGGGGCGATCACCGGGGATTCCAAACCGGAGGAAGAGTGGGAAGAAACCAAAATAAAATCCCGTGTTCTCACATCTCTTTGA
- a CDS encoding quinone-dependent dihydroorotate dehydrogenase — MNFYKVAVRPILFKFSADYAHELAIQSAGFVSQNRILTGLAEKIYSKNDSRLHQKIWGLKFKNPVGLAAGFDKNGTTTYLMEALGFGFLEVGSITANACTGNPKPRSFRLPEDQSLINRLGLNNDGAKTIIKRLKKHEHDVPIGVNIAKTHNPDISGELALKDYHFSFTLAKKVADYITINISCPNTTEGKTFEDPELLNKLLSHLEVGNDASDPPVLIKFSVDLDEHQLVELLDITESFAVSGYVATNTSARRDALKTSSGRLKRIGKGGLSGRAIRDKSTDIIRQISEHTKSEKTIIGVGGVTDAESAIEKIKAGADLLQIYTGMVFEGPSLVKRINSGILRYLEEHNLDHVYQIRS, encoded by the coding sequence ATGAATTTCTATAAGGTAGCAGTACGCCCAATCCTCTTCAAATTCTCTGCTGATTATGCGCATGAACTTGCCATCCAATCTGCAGGGTTCGTAAGTCAGAACCGTATTTTAACCGGGTTAGCGGAAAAAATTTATTCAAAAAATGATTCTCGTTTACATCAAAAAATCTGGGGACTGAAATTTAAAAATCCCGTGGGTCTTGCCGCCGGGTTTGATAAAAACGGAACGACAACCTACCTGATGGAGGCACTCGGTTTTGGTTTTCTCGAAGTGGGGAGCATAACGGCAAATGCCTGTACCGGGAATCCCAAGCCAAGGAGTTTCAGGTTACCGGAAGATCAATCACTTATCAATCGGTTAGGGCTAAACAACGATGGCGCTAAAACGATCATCAAACGTTTAAAAAAACATGAACATGACGTGCCAATAGGTGTGAATATTGCCAAAACCCACAACCCGGATATCAGCGGTGAACTGGCACTTAAAGATTACCACTTTAGCTTTACGCTGGCTAAAAAAGTAGCTGATTATATAACCATCAACATATCATGCCCCAACACTACCGAGGGCAAAACCTTTGAAGATCCTGAACTGCTTAACAAACTTCTTTCACATCTTGAAGTGGGAAATGATGCCTCCGATCCCCCGGTACTCATAAAATTTTCCGTTGACCTTGATGAACATCAGCTGGTAGAGTTACTGGATATAACAGAGAGCTTCGCCGTCAGCGGTTATGTAGCAACAAATACATCAGCCCGGCGAGACGCACTCAAAACCTCGTCAGGCAGGTTGAAACGCATTGGAAAGGGTGGTCTAAGCGGCCGGGCAATTCGGGATAAAAGTACGGATATTATCCGGCAAATTTCTGAGCATACGAAAAGTGAAAAAACGATAATCGGGGTGGGTGGTGTGACTGATGCCGAAAGCGCAATAGAAAAAATCAAAGCGGGAGCTGATCTTCTGCAAATCTATACCGGAATGGTTTTCGAAGGACCATCCCTCGTAAAAAGAATAAACAGCGGAATTCTCCGGTATCTGGAAGAGCATAACCTGGATCATGTTTACCAGATCAGATCGTAA